AGAAAGCAATGATACGAATTTCGGATTTAATGCCGAGACCGAAGAATATGGTGATATGATCAAGGACGGTGTGATCGATCCGACAAAGGTAACTCGTGTCGCATTGGAAAATGCAGGTAGTGTTGCGGGCTTGTTGCTCATGACCGAAACTACGATTGTCGATAAACCGGAACCTGAGAAGCCGATGCCTGCCATGCCTCCGGGCGGCGGCGGCGGAATGTACTAAAAATCCATTCCTAATTTTAATTTTATCAAATCTGGCCGTCTGTCACTCGATAGACGGCCTTTTTTTATTCTTGACAAAGAATCGCAATTTTAATATATTTGTTCGAGTCTGGAAATTAGAGACTTGCAGTCATTTTTTCACCAATGTTAAAAGGACTCCATTTTCTTTATTCCGAATAAATAATGGCAAAAGACGTCATAAAACTAAAGAACATGACCTTTCATGCCTACCACGGTGTTTGGGATGAAGAAAGGGAAATCGGTCAGCGATTTGAGGTAGACGCGGAGCTTAAAGTAGATGCTCAGGAAGCTGCGAAGTTTGATAAGTTAAAGAACACGGTTGATCTTTATGCAGTCTTTGAAGTGGTCGAGCAGATTATCTTGAACGGTAAGTTTCTACTTTTGGAAACGATGGCTGAAAAAGTCGCACAAGCAATTCTTGAAAAATTCTCAGTGAGTGAAGTCTTGGTGCGGGTTCGTAAACCGCATGCGCCAATTCGCGGTATTCAGGATGGAATCGAAGTTGAAATTGTCCGTTCCCATTAAGGAATGATTCATAAAAATATATTTTTAGGCTTGGGCTCGAATGTTGGCGACCGGTTAGTGAATTTAGAGAGCGCTATTGAAAAGCTCAATGAGCTGCCCGGAACAACGGTCTTAGCTTGTTCATCTGTTTACGAATCAGCGCCGCTCGGATATCTTGCTCAAAATGATTTTTTAAACATGGTTGCCCAGGTTTCCACCAAATTCTTTCCGGAGCAGTTTTTTAAAAACACCCTG
This sequence is a window from candidate division KSB1 bacterium. Protein-coding genes within it:
- the folB gene encoding dihydroneopterin aldolase, with amino-acid sequence MAKDVIKLKNMTFHAYHGVWDEEREIGQRFEVDAELKVDAQEAAKFDKLKNTVDLYAVFEVVEQIILNGKFLLLETMAEKVAQAILEKFSVSEVLVRVRKPHAPIRGIQDGIEVEIVRSH